From the genome of Nitrospirota bacterium, one region includes:
- a CDS encoding DUF167 domain-containing protein, which produces MKARQGRPRNKAAAESVTLSVRIQPRASKNEVVRREDGGIKIRLTAPPVDGAANEALIRFLADTFSVSKSQVEIVSGHTSRDKIVRIIGIGTEVAERLLNCAGK; this is translated from the coding sequence ATGAAAGCCAGGCAGGGCCGGCCGCGGAATAAGGCAGCGGCGGAGAGTGTGACGCTGTCTGTCCGCATCCAGCCGCGCGCTTCGAAGAACGAGGTCGTCCGCAGGGAGGACGGGGGCATCAAGATCAGGCTGACTGCCCCGCCCGTGGACGGCGCGGCGAACGAGGCCCTGATCCGGTTCCTCGCGGATACTTTTTCCGTATCAAAGTCCCAGGTCGAGATCGTTTCCGGTCATACGTCGCGTGACAAGATCGTCAGGATCATCGGGATCGGTACGGAAGTTGCGGAGCGGCTGTTGAATTGTGCCGGGAAATAG
- a CDS encoding DivIVA domain-containing protein, whose protein sequence is MNITPLDIQQKRFHVGFRGYERVEVDNFLDLVREEMEALLREVTELREFRQSYDQRMAELVSREETVKNTLIMTQKVSDDTKENARKEADLIIRDAEVRSQQIIGNTQQEKVRLETDIQELKRRKHHFLQDIKKVIQMHLEMVTFEESGNESQAGPAAE, encoded by the coding sequence ATGAACATTACACCGCTCGACATCCAGCAGAAACGGTTCCACGTGGGCTTCCGGGGGTATGAACGCGTCGAGGTCGACAACTTTCTCGACCTGGTGCGGGAAGAGATGGAGGCGCTCCTGCGCGAGGTGACGGAGCTGCGCGAGTTCCGGCAGTCCTATGACCAGCGGATGGCCGAGCTCGTCTCCCGGGAGGAGACGGTCAAGAACACGCTTATCATGACCCAGAAGGTGTCGGACGACACGAAGGAGAACGCGCGCAAGGAGGCGGACCTGATCATCAGGGACGCCGAGGTGCGCAGCCAGCAGATCATCGGCAATACCCAGCAGGAGAAGGTCAGGCTCGAAACGGACATCCAGGAGCTGAAGCGGCGGAAGCACCACTTCCTGCAGGACATCAAGAAGGTGATCCAGATGCATCTCGAAATGGTGACCTTCGAGGAAAGCGGCAATGAAAGCCAGGCAGGGCCGGCCGCGGAATAA
- a CDS encoding YggT family protein, with product MFVFGNIILGIAKVLDVVLNIYMWVIIIRALISWVNPDPYNPIVQILARMTEPALRPIRKLVPPYKVGIDFSPLIAILIIIFLQYALINTLFRIGHSMG from the coding sequence ATGTTCGTATTCGGCAATATCATTCTGGGAATCGCCAAGGTGCTCGACGTCGTGCTGAACATCTACATGTGGGTCATCATCATCCGCGCGCTCATCTCCTGGGTGAACCCGGACCCCTACAACCCGATCGTGCAGATCCTCGCGAGGATGACCGAGCCGGCGCTCAGGCCCATCAGGAAGCTGGTGCCGCCGTATAAGGTCGGCATCGATTTTTCACCGCTCATTGCGATCCTCATCATCATCTTTCTGCAGTACGCGTTGATCAACACGCTCTTTCGTATCGGCCATTCGATGGGCTAA
- the proC gene encoding pyrroline-5-carboxylate reductase codes for MTIKGKIAFLGGGNMAEALIRGLLAAGVVKADQLVVNDVSADRLEHLRTTYGIIVQKSTRDAASGADVVLLCVKPQVIDVVLAKIAPVADKTKLVISIAAGVTIDRIQKMLAAEPRVIRVMPNTPALVLAGAAGIAAGSKATQDDMGLAQQIFGAVGRSVVVDEKLMDAVTGLSGSGPAYVFMIIDALSDAGVKAGLPRPLALELAAQTVFGSAKMVLETGEHPGKLRDMVTSPGGTTIEGLHALEKGKLRATLMNAVEAAAARSRELGK; via the coding sequence ATGACGATAAAGGGCAAAATCGCATTCCTGGGCGGCGGGAACATGGCCGAGGCGCTGATCAGGGGGCTGCTTGCAGCCGGTGTCGTGAAGGCGGACCAGTTGGTCGTCAATGATGTCTCCGCCGACCGGCTCGAGCATCTCAGGACGACCTATGGTATCATAGTCCAGAAGAGCACCCGGGACGCCGCGTCCGGCGCCGACGTCGTGCTGCTCTGCGTAAAGCCCCAGGTCATCGACGTGGTCCTGGCCAAGATCGCCCCCGTCGCGGATAAGACAAAGCTGGTCATCTCCATCGCCGCAGGCGTGACGATCGACAGGATCCAGAAGATGCTTGCGGCAGAGCCCCGGGTGATCAGGGTGATGCCGAACACGCCCGCGCTCGTGCTCGCCGGTGCGGCTGGCATCGCTGCCGGGTCAAAGGCAACGCAGGATGATATGGGGCTGGCGCAGCAGATCTTCGGCGCCGTGGGCAGGTCCGTGGTCGTGGACGAGAAGCTGATGGACGCCGTGACCGGGCTGTCGGGCAGCGGCCCTGCCTACGTGTTCATGATCATTGATGCCCTGTCCGACGCGGGTGTGAAGGCAGGGCTGCCCCGGCCCCTTGCGCTGGAACTCGCGGCCCAGACCGTGTTCGGATCGGCGAAGATGGTGCTCGAGACCGGTGAGCATCCGGGCAAACTGCGCGACATGGTGACCTCGCCCGGGGGGACGACCATCGAAGGGCTGCACGCGCTCGAGAAGGGTAAGCTCCGGGCCACGCTCATGAACGCCGTGGAAGCGGCAGCTGCCAGGAGCAGGGAACTGGGGAAGTAA
- a CDS encoding YggS family pyridoxal phosphate-dependent enzyme: MSIEDNVKTVLDRIAAAAQRAGREPSAIKLVVVTKTVDVARIREAVEAGALILGENRVQEAKEKIEMLGPVASWHLIGHLQTNKAKYAVRLFYLIHSVDSIELAREIDRQAAKIGKVQDILIEVSIAGEESKAGAAIEQTAGLVREAAKLGHLSLKGLMTIPPFLDDPERVRPYFRKLRELSEAIARERIPGVSLKELSMGMSNDFEVAIEEGATMVRVGTAIFGERR; encoded by the coding sequence ATGTCAATTGAGGACAACGTCAAGACGGTCCTGGACAGGATCGCCGCCGCGGCCCAGCGGGCCGGCCGCGAGCCCTCCGCCATCAAGCTCGTTGTCGTTACCAAGACCGTCGATGTCGCCCGCATCCGCGAGGCCGTTGAGGCCGGGGCATTGATCCTCGGCGAGAACCGGGTGCAGGAGGCGAAGGAAAAGATCGAGATGCTCGGACCGGTCGCCAGCTGGCACCTGATCGGCCATCTCCAGACGAACAAGGCAAAGTATGCGGTCAGGCTGTTCTATCTGATCCATTCCGTGGACAGCATCGAGCTTGCCCGGGAGATCGACCGGCAGGCCGCGAAGATCGGGAAGGTACAGGACATACTGATCGAGGTGAGCATCGCCGGGGAGGAGAGCAAGGCTGGCGCGGCGATCGAGCAGACTGCCGGCCTGGTGAGAGAAGCGGCAAAATTGGGCCACCTCTCGCTCAAGGGGCTGATGACCATCCCGCCGTTCCTTGACGATCCCGAGCGGGTGCGGCCCTATTTCAGGAAGCTGCGCGAACTGTCGGAGGCCATCGCGCGGGAGCGGATCCCCGGCGTATCCCTGAAAGAGCTTTCCATGGGCATGAGCAACGATTTCGAGGTCGCCATCGAAGAAGGCGCAACCATGGTGCGGGTGGGCACGGCGATATTCGGGGAAAGAAGATAG
- the pgeF gene encoding peptidoglycan editing factor PgeF translates to MNRDGKQKQFTSEKNVQLLTIPGLEQIPRVRHAFTTRRNGLGARTNGFKLSGDWNVVAEAFGVAPDRVVTVNQVHGDTIVRVDDQNYTSLLPVEADAMVTNQAGIAIGVETADCVPVLLVDPVIPAIGAVHAGWRSTVKKIVRKAVQTMQDEFGSDPSRMIAAIGPAIGPECYEVDEPVMGPVKESFSLWQKAASPLGNDKWSLDLVKLNRIGIVQAGLPPGNVHSLGLCTCCRRDLFYSFRAEGRTGRMLSVIMIRP, encoded by the coding sequence ATGAACAGGGACGGAAAACAGAAACAATTCACGTCTGAGAAAAATGTTCAACTGCTCACAATTCCCGGGCTTGAACAGATCCCGCGTGTCAGGCATGCGTTCACCACGAGAAGGAACGGCCTCGGTGCCCGCACGAACGGGTTCAAGCTGTCAGGGGACTGGAACGTCGTGGCAGAAGCATTCGGAGTGGCTCCTGACCGCGTCGTGACCGTGAACCAGGTTCACGGCGATACGATCGTGCGTGTCGATGATCAGAACTACACGAGCCTGCTGCCGGTCGAGGCCGATGCCATGGTCACGAACCAGGCCGGCATCGCCATCGGCGTCGAGACCGCAGACTGCGTACCCGTGCTGCTGGTCGACCCCGTCATACCCGCGATCGGCGCGGTCCATGCCGGCTGGCGGAGCACGGTCAAGAAGATCGTGCGGAAGGCCGTGCAGACGATGCAGGACGAATTCGGCTCCGATCCTTCGCGGATGATCGCGGCCATCGGCCCGGCGATCGGGCCAGAGTGCTACGAAGTGGACGAACCGGTCATGGGCCCGGTGAAAGAGAGCTTCTCCCTCTGGCAGAAGGCCGCCTCTCCGCTCGGCAACGACAAGTGGAGCCTGGACCTCGTAAAGCTGAACAGGATCGGCATCGTGCAGGCGGGACTTCCGCCGGGGAACGTCCACTCCCTCGGCCTCTGCACCTGCTGCAGAAGGGACCTGTTCTATTCCTTCCGCGCCGAAGGCAGGACCGGCAGGATGCTGTCGGTTATCATGATAAGACCTTGA
- a CDS encoding TIGR03960 family B12-binding radical SAM protein, which yields MSRKLDEKIDSLLAAERGAVVKARGAGIEVALAYPNTYHIGMSNLGIHQIYRILNGRPDTACERVFLPDEEDIEEYEKTNRKLFTFENRRPVREFDILAFSVSFEQDYLNILEMLRLAGIPASREERNGEGPLVVLGGICSFFNPEPLADFFDLVIAGEGEDVVNEFVDVYRKHRDDSRGELLRALSAIAGVYVPEFYEVLYHEDGTIRERRKHEPSAPEMIAKRTAGDFDRFPAATAILTPNTEFSDRYLSEITRGCGRHCRFCMAGYLYLPPRNLGIEAAKRQAAQADAQCGRIGLVGAALSDYPHINELCMAIEGGVSVSSLRADSVSEALIERLAKSGHKTISIAPEAGSERLRRVINKGVSEEDILRAADMVFGRGIPNLKLYFILGLPTETQEDVEAIIALSMQVREVQLRHARPAGRIGRITLSVNSFVPKPFTPFQWEPMEAVEVLNRKQRFLEKAVRRTGNMNMIHDLPKWEYIQALLSRGDRRVGALIRSAHEKSGDWKAAARELNVDMDFYARRRRSFDEVLPWDFIDIGVRKDYLRNEYNRALDGKFTPVCSVGSCKACGVCTPEEKSAAADEQG from the coding sequence ATGTCCCGGAAACTTGACGAAAAAATCGATTCCCTCCTTGCCGCTGAGCGGGGAGCGGTTGTTAAGGCCCGCGGCGCCGGCATCGAGGTCGCGCTCGCCTACCCGAACACCTACCATATCGGCATGTCGAACCTCGGCATTCACCAGATCTACCGCATCCTGAACGGCCGTCCTGACACGGCATGCGAGCGGGTCTTCCTTCCCGATGAGGAGGACATCGAGGAGTACGAAAAGACCAACAGGAAGCTCTTTACCTTCGAAAACCGGCGGCCTGTCAGGGAGTTCGACATCCTGGCCTTCTCGGTCTCCTTCGAACAGGACTACCTGAACATCCTGGAGATGCTGCGGCTCGCCGGCATCCCGGCTTCCCGGGAGGAGCGGAATGGCGAGGGACCGCTCGTGGTGCTCGGCGGCATCTGCTCGTTCTTCAACCCCGAACCCCTGGCGGACTTCTTCGATCTCGTGATCGCGGGGGAGGGCGAGGACGTTGTAAATGAGTTCGTCGATGTCTATCGAAAGCACCGAGACGATAGCCGCGGGGAATTGCTCAGGGCATTGAGCGCCATCGCCGGCGTGTACGTGCCGGAGTTCTATGAGGTCCTGTATCATGAGGACGGAACGATCAGGGAGCGCAGAAAACACGAGCCCTCCGCGCCGGAAATGATCGCCAAGCGAACTGCCGGGGACTTCGACCGTTTCCCCGCCGCCACCGCGATCCTGACGCCGAACACCGAGTTCAGCGACCGGTACCTGTCCGAGATCACCCGGGGCTGCGGCAGGCACTGCAGATTCTGCATGGCCGGGTACCTTTATCTCCCGCCGCGGAACCTCGGCATCGAAGCGGCAAAGCGGCAGGCTGCGCAAGCCGATGCGCAGTGCGGCAGGATCGGCCTCGTGGGCGCGGCGCTTTCGGATTATCCCCACATCAACGAGCTCTGCATGGCGATCGAAGGCGGCGTCTCGGTCTCGTCCCTGCGCGCGGACTCGGTGAGCGAAGCGCTCATCGAACGGCTCGCGAAGAGCGGGCACAAGACCATCTCGATTGCGCCCGAAGCGGGGTCCGAACGGCTCCGCAGGGTCATCAACAAGGGCGTGAGCGAAGAGGATATCCTGAGGGCCGCCGACATGGTCTTCGGCCGCGGCATTCCGAACCTGAAGCTCTACTTCATCCTGGGCCTGCCCACGGAGACGCAGGAGGACGTTGAGGCGATCATTGCGCTCAGCATGCAGGTGCGCGAGGTTCAACTCAGGCACGCGCGGCCTGCGGGCAGGATCGGCAGGATCACCCTCTCGGTAAACTCCTTCGTACCGAAGCCGTTCACGCCGTTCCAGTGGGAGCCCATGGAGGCGGTGGAGGTGCTGAACAGGAAGCAGCGTTTTCTCGAAAAGGCAGTCCGGAGGACCGGGAACATGAACATGATCCACGACCTTCCGAAGTGGGAGTATATCCAGGCGCTCCTGTCCCGCGGGGACCGGAGGGTCGGCGCGCTGATCAGGAGCGCCCATGAAAAAAGTGGGGACTGGAAGGCCGCCGCAAGGGAGCTGAACGTGGATATGGACTTCTACGCAAGGCGCAGACGCTCGTTCGACGAGGTCCTTCCCTGGGATTTCATTGACATCGGTGTGAGGAAAGATTATCTTAGGAACGAATACAACCGGGCCCTCGACGGAAAGTTCACGCCAGTGTGCAGCGTGGGCTCCTGCAAGGCCTGCGGAGTGTGCACGCCGGAAGAGAAATCTGCGGCCGCGGATGAACAGGGATGA
- a CDS encoding diguanylate cyclase, with the protein MSTLSLVAVFLILAGAALLFFAGLRARTKTGHAPQELQQAIAAMKESEERYRQLIELSPDGIAIHIEGRFVFMNPSGMRLLGAADPAKVIGKSVFEFIHPDYHEIVTQRIQGLSRAGAQTAPWLEQKYIRCDGTEIDVEVAGNFFSSGGKPAVQIIFRDISERKQIEEGLRRIALYDDLTGLPNRALFFDRTRQLLELAKRNRFVLAVLYIDLDRFKAVNDALGHEMGDLLLKEVSRRLVACTRKADTVARMGGDEFVGLCGKIEAPEDAAVVARKIIEVLSDPFVLREHECSIGASIGISIYPGDGDDVETLLNRADAAMYRVKDSGRGGFLLYRDMTKP; encoded by the coding sequence ATGTCGACACTCTCTCTCGTAGCTGTGTTTCTTATTCTGGCCGGCGCGGCTCTCCTGTTCTTTGCCGGTCTTCGTGCGCGCACGAAGACCGGCCATGCCCCGCAGGAGCTGCAGCAGGCAATCGCCGCGATGAAAGAAAGCGAGGAGCGGTACCGGCAGCTCATCGAGCTGTCACCCGATGGGATCGCCATCCACATCGAGGGCAGGTTTGTTTTCATGAACCCGTCGGGAATGCGGCTCCTCGGTGCGGCAGATCCCGCCAAGGTCATCGGAAAATCCGTATTCGAATTCATCCATCCCGATTACCACGAGATCGTGACGCAGCGCATTCAGGGACTGTCCCGGGCCGGGGCCCAGACCGCTCCCTGGCTTGAACAAAAATATATCCGGTGCGACGGAACGGAGATCGATGTGGAGGTTGCGGGGAATTTCTTTTCCTCAGGCGGAAAACCAGCGGTCCAGATCATATTCCGGGACATCAGCGAACGGAAACAGATCGAGGAGGGGCTCAGGCGGATCGCGCTGTATGATGATCTCACGGGTCTGCCGAACCGGGCGCTCTTCTTCGACCGCACGCGCCAGCTTCTGGAGCTGGCGAAGCGAAACAGATTCGTGCTCGCGGTCCTCTATATCGACCTGGACCGTTTCAAGGCGGTCAACGATGCGCTCGGGCATGAGATGGGCGATCTGCTGCTTAAGGAAGTGTCCAGGAGGCTGGTTGCCTGCACCCGGAAGGCGGACACGGTGGCCCGTATGGGAGGAGACGAGTTCGTCGGGCTCTGTGGTAAGATCGAGGCGCCCGAGGACGCCGCGGTCGTCGCCCGGAAGATCATCGAGGTGCTGTCCGATCCGTTCGTGCTCAGGGAGCATGAGTGCAGCATCGGCGCCAGCATCGGCATCAGCATCTACCCCGGGGACGGCGATGATGTGGAGACACTCCTGAACAGGGCTGACGCCGCCATGTACCGCGTCAAGGATAGCGGGCGGGGCGGGTTCCTGCTCTACCGCGACATGACCAAACCGTGA